In a genomic window of Lacrimispora sp. BS-2:
- the rbsD gene encoding D-ribose pyranase, with protein MLKTGILHPQLARVMAELRHMDMLVIGDAGLPIPKGVERVDLGWKPGSPSYLEVLEEIEKYMVTEKAIFAEEALEVSPGLHEKALALLPEGIPVEYVPHKELKKITEGAKAIILTGEFTGYTNVVLVSGCAY; from the coding sequence ATGTTAAAAACAGGAATTTTGCACCCTCAATTAGCAAGGGTCATGGCAGAACTCAGGCATATGGATATGCTGGTGATCGGAGATGCCGGCCTTCCTATTCCAAAGGGAGTGGAACGGGTAGACTTAGGCTGGAAGCCGGGAAGCCCCTCTTATCTGGAGGTTCTGGAAGAAATAGAAAAGTATATGGTGACGGAAAAGGCCATATTTGCAGAGGAGGCACTTGAGGTAAGCCCGGGACTTCATGAGAAGGCGCTGGCTCTCTTGCCGGAAGGCATTCCGGTGGAGTATGTGCCCCATAAGGAATTAAAAAAGATCACTGAGGGGGCCAAGGCGATCATCCTGACAGGCGAATTTACGGGATACACCAACGTAGTCCTGGTCTCAGGCTGCGCATATTGA